A window of Geobacter sp. contains these coding sequences:
- a CDS encoding ATP-binding cassette domain-containing protein: MPLLYSLHDVTKVFGTSVVLDIDHLSIEEGTLYTLTGANGAGKSTLLAILAFLIPPSSGQIAFVGEPVRWTRSRLCRLRRNVTLLHQDPYLLDASVAGNVAFGLKVRGSRARSRRGIIEEALAAVGLSGHGERPARELSGGQKQRVALARAIAVKPRMLLLDEPFANMDRESAAILESVITALPAQGTSVLLTTHDPSHPDRLGNRNIHLVAGRLVP; the protein is encoded by the coding sequence ATGCCCCTTCTCTACAGCCTGCATGACGTTACCAAGGTGTTCGGCACGAGCGTCGTGCTCGACATCGACCATCTCTCCATAGAGGAAGGGACTCTTTACACCCTGACGGGCGCCAATGGCGCGGGAAAGAGCACCCTGCTCGCCATCCTCGCATTTCTCATCCCCCCTTCGTCCGGGCAGATCGCTTTTGTCGGCGAACCGGTCCGATGGACCAGATCCAGGCTGTGCCGACTGCGCCGCAACGTGACACTGCTCCATCAGGACCCCTACCTGCTCGACGCCAGCGTGGCAGGCAATGTGGCATTCGGCCTGAAAGTCCGGGGCAGCCGCGCCAGGAGTCGACGCGGCATCATTGAAGAGGCCCTGGCTGCCGTGGGGTTGTCGGGCCATGGGGAACGCCCGGCGCGGGAGCTGTCGGGCGGGCAGAAGCAACGCGTGGCCCTGGCGCGCGCCATTGCCGTCAAACCCCGCATGCTGCTGCTCGATGAGCCGTTTGCCAACATGGACAGGGAAAGCGCTGCAATCCTCGAATCCGTGATCACGGCGTTGCCTGCCCAGGGGACCTCGGTCCTCCTCACCACCCATGACCCGTCCCACCCGGACAGACTGGGAAACAGGAACATCCATCTGGTCGCAGGGAGGCTGGTCCCATAA
- a CDS encoding 3-isopropylmalate dehydratase small subunit: MKQFGGPVLFLDRSDINTDEIIPAKYLTEITKEDLKPYILEDLKLPGFDPKGEKTSAARVIVSRSNFGCGSSREHAPWVFEVNDVTAVVAESFARIFRQNMFNCGMAAIELPKEKIDALFAYAGHADVAMSLDIAAQSLTVSGGGKSESFSFEISPFDKALVLAGGWVDYADTKY; encoded by the coding sequence ATGAAACAGTTCGGAGGCCCTGTCCTCTTTCTCGACCGTTCGGACATCAATACCGATGAGATCATCCCGGCCAAGTACCTGACCGAGATTACCAAGGAAGACCTGAAACCTTACATCCTTGAGGACCTCAAGCTCCCCGGTTTCGATCCCAAGGGGGAAAAGACCAGCGCGGCACGGGTCATTGTCAGCCGCTCCAATTTCGGCTGCGGTTCTTCGCGTGAACACGCCCCCTGGGTCTTTGAGGTGAATGATGTCACCGCAGTCGTGGCCGAGTCCTTTGCCAGGATCTTCCGCCAGAACATGTTCAACTGCGGCATGGCAGCCATTGAACTGCCCAAGGAAAAGATCGATGCCCTGTTCGCCTATGCCGGCCATGCCGATGTCGCCATGAGCCTCGATATCGCTGCCCAGTCGCTCACCGTGAGCGGAGGGGGAAAGAGCGAGAGCTTCAGTTTCGAGATCTCCCCTTTTGACAAGGCGCTGGTCCTGGCCGGGGGATGGGTCGACTACGCGGATACGAAGTACTGA
- a CDS encoding homoaconitate hydratase family protein gives MGKTTAEKIFASHLVDEPFPGTKVLKLDVVMCHEITTPIAIADLMARGKDRVFDTSRIKAVVDHVTPSKDTKTATQAKMLRDWARRHNIKDFFDIGANGVCHALFPEKGYIRPGYTVIMGDSHTCTHGAFGAFAAGIGTTDLEVGILKGVCAFREPKTIRFNLNGTLPKGVYAKDVILYLIGQVGVNGATDRVMEFRGPVVDAMTMESRMTLSNMAIEAGGTSGICMPDMVTVEYLWPFIQNDYASKEAALADFAQWRSDDDAEYDKIIDFDLSNLEPTVTFGYKPDQVKPISEIAGTPVDQVYLGSCTNGRLEDLRIAARILKGRKIDTSVRAILSPATPKIYQEALHEGLIDIFMEAGFCVTNPTCGACLGMSNGVLAEGEVCASTTNRNFMGRMGKGGMVHLMSPATSAATAIEGKIADPRKYL, from the coding sequence ATGGGCAAGACTACAGCTGAAAAGATCTTTGCCAGTCACCTGGTTGACGAGCCATTCCCCGGCACTAAGGTGCTGAAACTCGATGTGGTCATGTGCCACGAGATCACCACTCCCATTGCCATCGCCGATTTGATGGCGCGGGGGAAGGACCGGGTTTTCGATACCTCCAGGATCAAGGCTGTCGTTGATCACGTCACCCCGAGCAAGGACACCAAGACCGCCACCCAGGCCAAGATGCTGCGTGACTGGGCGCGACGCCACAACATCAAGGACTTCTTCGACATCGGCGCCAATGGCGTCTGCCATGCCCTCTTTCCGGAAAAGGGGTATATTCGGCCGGGATATACCGTGATCATGGGCGATTCCCATACCTGCACCCACGGCGCCTTCGGGGCCTTTGCCGCCGGCATCGGCACCACCGACCTGGAGGTGGGGATACTCAAGGGGGTCTGCGCCTTCCGCGAGCCGAAGACCATCCGGTTCAACCTGAACGGTACCCTGCCCAAAGGGGTCTATGCCAAGGATGTCATCCTCTATCTCATCGGCCAGGTCGGCGTCAACGGCGCCACTGACAGGGTCATGGAATTCCGCGGGCCAGTGGTGGACGCCATGACCATGGAATCCCGTATGACGCTCTCCAACATGGCCATCGAGGCCGGGGGCACCTCGGGCATCTGCATGCCCGACATGGTGACAGTGGAATATCTCTGGCCCTTCATCCAGAACGACTATGCTTCGAAAGAGGCGGCCCTGGCAGACTTTGCGCAGTGGCGGTCCGATGACGACGCGGAATACGACAAGATCATCGATTTCGACCTCTCCAACCTGGAGCCGACGGTTACCTTCGGCTACAAGCCCGACCAGGTGAAGCCCATAAGCGAGATTGCCGGCACGCCGGTGGACCAGGTCTATCTCGGCTCCTGCACCAACGGCCGGCTCGAAGACCTGCGGATTGCGGCCAGGATCCTCAAGGGGCGCAAGATCGATACGTCGGTGCGCGCCATCCTCTCGCCCGCGACCCCGAAGATTTACCAGGAAGCCCTGCATGAGGGGCTGATCGATATCTTCATGGAGGCCGGATTCTGCGTGACCAACCCCACCTGCGGCGCCTGTCTCGGCATGAGCAACGGTGTCCTGGCGGAAGGGGAGGTCTGCGCCTCGACCACCAACCGGAACTTCATGGGCCGCATGGGCAAGGGGGGGATGGTCCATCTCATGTCCCCGGCCACCAGCGCCGCTACCGCCATTGAAGGAAAGATCGCCGATCCGAGGAAGTACCTGTAG
- a CDS encoding tungsten ABC transporter substrate-binding protein encodes MKFIRLFSPLLWSVLILMALSPRAGAVEHLRLSTTTSTENTGLLGVLLPPFEQRNHCKVDVIAVGTGKALKLGEAGDVDAVLVHARKLEDKFVASGYGINRRDIMYNDFIIIGPASDPAGVRSARTSAEALLRIRAKESPFISRGDESGTHQKEKELWQAAGVKPAGNWYLETGQGMGEVIIMTTQRQGYTLADRGTYNAFKKNKTDLVILFQGEKGLFNPYGAIAVNPKRYPHARYDLAMKFIDYLTGKEGQKIITDFRVNGEPLFFVYR; translated from the coding sequence ATGAAGTTCATTCGCCTGTTTTCCCCCTTGCTCTGGTCGGTCCTCATCCTGATGGCATTGTCTCCGAGGGCAGGTGCCGTTGAGCACCTCAGGCTTTCCACTACCACATCCACGGAAAACACCGGCCTGCTCGGGGTGCTGCTCCCCCCTTTCGAGCAGAGGAACCACTGCAAGGTGGACGTCATCGCCGTCGGCACCGGCAAGGCGCTCAAACTCGGCGAAGCAGGCGATGTGGATGCGGTACTGGTCCATGCGCGGAAGCTGGAGGACAAGTTCGTCGCCAGCGGTTACGGTATCAACCGCCGGGATATCATGTATAACGACTTCATCATCATCGGCCCGGCCAGCGATCCCGCGGGCGTCAGGAGTGCCCGGACCTCAGCCGAGGCGCTGCTCAGGATTCGCGCCAAGGAGTCCCCCTTTATCTCCCGCGGCGATGAATCAGGCACCCACCAGAAGGAAAAGGAGCTCTGGCAGGCCGCCGGGGTCAAACCCGCGGGCAACTGGTATCTGGAAACCGGCCAGGGGATGGGGGAGGTCATCATCATGACCACCCAGAGGCAGGGGTACACCCTCGCCGACCGCGGCACCTACAACGCCTTCAAAAAGAACAAGACCGATCTGGTCATCCTGTTCCAGGGAGAAAAGGGGCTTTTCAACCCCTACGGGGCCATTGCGGTGAATCCGAAGCGCTATCCGCATGCCAGGTATGACCTTGCCATGAAGTTCATCGACTACCTTACCGGAAAAGAGGGGCAGAAGATCATTACCGATTTCCGGGTGAATGGCGAACCGCTGTTCTTCGTCTACAGATAG
- a CDS encoding ABC transporter permease subunit gives MFFWESLQTAFNLIGSLDREVTAAVRTSLAVSAGAICISALAGIPAGVAIAINNFPLKRALLTLLNTLMAMPTVVIGLLVYAFISRQGPLGELGLLFTPAAMVIGQTLLALPIVIHYCVSTIKGADPRILPTVATLGAGPIQGTIQLVREVRFGIMAAVIAAFGRVIAEVGVAMMLGGNIRGYTRTMTTAIAMETSKGEFAFGLALGGILMAIAFAVNLILNLLQER, from the coding sequence ATGTTTTTCTGGGAATCGCTGCAGACCGCCTTCAACCTGATAGGTTCTCTGGACCGGGAAGTCACGGCCGCAGTACGGACATCGCTCGCCGTTTCGGCCGGGGCAATCTGCATCTCTGCCCTGGCGGGAATCCCGGCCGGCGTTGCCATCGCCATCAACAACTTCCCGCTGAAACGGGCACTCCTCACTCTCCTCAACACCCTGATGGCCATGCCGACGGTCGTGATCGGCCTCCTGGTCTATGCCTTCATCAGCCGCCAGGGCCCGCTGGGCGAACTGGGGCTGCTCTTCACCCCGGCAGCCATGGTCATCGGACAGACCCTGCTGGCACTCCCCATCGTCATCCATTACTGCGTCAGCACCATCAAGGGGGCAGATCCCCGCATACTCCCGACAGTGGCCACCCTGGGGGCCGGCCCCATTCAGGGGACCATCCAGCTGGTCCGGGAGGTGCGCTTCGGCATCATGGCCGCAGTGATCGCCGCGTTCGGCAGGGTCATCGCCGAAGTCGGGGTGGCCATGATGCTGGGAGGGAATATCCGGGGTTACACCCGGACCATGACCACAGCCATCGCCATGGAAACCAGCAAGGGTGAATTCGCCTTCGGCCTCGCCCTCGGCGGCATCCTCATGGCCATTGCCTTTGCCGTAAACCTGATACTCAACCTCCTGCAGGAAAGGTAG